From a region of the Anaerolineales bacterium genome:
- a CDS encoding Gmad2 immunoglobulin-like domain-containing protein — translation MTRLALVGSLALTLAACTPPSVSLVLPSETPVAAATPVLPTATLQPGSTPTAPPPPTPDLPEEAILILEPGLASRATSPVRVSGIADPAFEQTLVVRLVLDDGTELALQPVMIEAGLGQRGPFSTEVAFVISSERNAVLQVFQRSPGDGGTLHLASVPVLLTPFGPAQITDQARRPEQIAIFEPQAGAVISGGVARVEGIGIAGFEQTLLVEVLDAEGNRLGAQAVIMQGVEYGVAAVFEANVPYTVTTAGPGRIIVHDISPAFGGDVHQASVEIELRP, via the coding sequence ATGACCAGACTTGCACTCGTTGGAAGCCTGGCGTTAACCCTGGCGGCGTGTACGCCGCCCAGCGTCAGCCTGGTCCTGCCAAGTGAGACGCCCGTCGCAGCGGCCACGCCGGTGCTGCCAACGGCCACGCTGCAGCCGGGCAGCACTCCGACCGCCCCACCGCCTCCGACGCCGGATCTGCCGGAGGAGGCCATCCTGATCCTCGAGCCCGGCCTTGCCTCCCGCGCCACCAGCCCGGTGCGGGTCTCTGGGATCGCCGACCCGGCCTTCGAGCAAACGCTGGTGGTCCGGTTGGTGCTGGACGATGGCACCGAGCTCGCGCTGCAACCGGTCATGATCGAAGCCGGGCTTGGACAGCGAGGCCCGTTCAGCACCGAGGTCGCCTTTGTAATCTCGAGCGAGCGCAATGCGGTACTCCAGGTATTTCAGCGGAGCCCTGGCGATGGCGGGACGCTGCACCTGGCTTCGGTGCCGGTGCTGCTGACGCCGTTCGGGCCGGCGCAGATCACCGATCAAGCGAGGCGGCCGGAACAGATCGCCATCTTCGAACCCCAGGCAGGCGCCGTGATCTCGGGCGGGGTGGCACGGGTGGAAGGTATCGGAATCGCCGGGTTCGAACAAACGCTACTGGTGGAGGTCCTCGACGCCGAGGGCAACCGTCTGGGCGCACAGGCCGTGATCATGCAGGGGGTCGAGTACGGCGTGGCGGCTGTCTTCGAGGCCAACGTCCCCTACACCGTGACCACGGCCGGGCCTGGGCGTATCATTGTGCATGACATCAGCCCGGCCTTCGGAGGGGACGTACACCAGGCCAGCGTGGAGATCGAACTCCGGCCTTAG
- a CDS encoding YwiC-like family protein — translation MTGGPDRGQVFRKHYALPSEHGSWIWWIGPFLIGTAAAGALQQGLLLLFVTAFAAFLSRQPITLLVKVASRRRPESDRAPAWFWTAVYGSVVALGLAGLVRLGFGGLLLLLAIPATIVFVWHLWLVSRREERGQMGIELVGAGVLALTAPAAYWVSGGVDGRTPWLLWLLCWLQSAASIVLVYLRLDQRRWPAVPPPAECWRAGRRALAYHLFNVLAAVLLVAWRVVPGLVPVAFAIMLADAVDGILRPGVGARPTTIGLRQLGASLLFVILVAAAYLLA, via the coding sequence ATGACCGGAGGTCCGGATCGCGGACAGGTGTTCCGCAAGCACTACGCCCTGCCGAGTGAGCATGGATCGTGGATCTGGTGGATCGGTCCGTTCTTGATCGGCACAGCCGCCGCCGGCGCTCTCCAGCAGGGGCTGCTGCTCCTGTTCGTCACGGCCTTCGCCGCCTTCCTCTCCCGCCAACCGATCACCCTGCTGGTGAAGGTCGCCAGCCGGCGACGGCCGGAAAGCGATCGGGCCCCCGCCTGGTTCTGGACGGCGGTCTACGGCTCGGTTGTCGCCCTGGGACTCGCCGGGCTGGTCCGCCTGGGATTCGGCGGGCTTCTCCTCCTGCTGGCCATACCGGCGACCATCGTCTTCGTCTGGCATCTGTGGCTGGTCAGCCGCCGCGAGGAACGCGGCCAGATGGGGATCGAGCTGGTAGGCGCCGGCGTTCTGGCGCTGACTGCGCCCGCGGCCTACTGGGTCTCCGGTGGCGTCGACGGTCGCACGCCGTGGCTGTTGTGGCTGCTTTGCTGGCTGCAATCGGCCGCCTCGATTGTCCTGGTCTATCTGCGCCTTGACCAGCGCCGCTGGCCTGCCGTGCCTCCGCCGGCCGAATGCTGGCGTGCCGGCCGGCGAGCGCTGGCCTATCACCTGTTCAACGTGCTGGCGGCTGTGCTGCTGGTGGCGTGGCGCGTCGTGCCGGGCTTGGTGCCGGTGGCATTCGCTATTATGCTGGCGGACGCCGTCGATGGCATTCTCCGACCGGGTGTCGGCGCACGCCCAACCACCATCGGGCTGCGGCAGCTCGGCGCCAGCCTGCTCTTCGTCATTCTGGTCGCCGCAGCCTATCTGCTGGCTTGA
- a CDS encoding PQQ-dependent sugar dehydrogenase produces MTGARWIGLITIVLALAACGGGRSQAVQTAAVQTVSAVMTATGASPAAAPPEASPTAAPSTPPAPIPTPTVEPAPRVPALPDPERYVWTQVVEGLERPLDLQHGGDDRLFVVEQAGRIWAYENGERLEGPFLELRNQVGSEGNEQGLLGLAFHPRFAENGWFFVNYTDRSGDTVVARFGQSPETGGADSSSERRLLVIDQPYANHNGGGLAFGSDGYLYIGTGDGGSGGDPLGNGQSLNTLLGKILRLDVDGGEGYAIPPDNPFAGSAEVPQEIWASGLRNPWRFAFDPLTADLYIADVGQGDWEEVNWHSGGSPGGENYGWNLREGMHPFSGDAAPGLVDPVAEYGHDQGCSVTGGVVVRDPELPAWQGVYLYGDYCSGRVWGLLATQASGWESRLLFDTDFNITAFGQDAAGRVYLIDQRGGVYRLVTAP; encoded by the coding sequence ATGACTGGTGCCCGCTGGATTGGATTGATCACCATCGTCCTGGCTCTGGCCGCCTGCGGCGGAGGCCGGTCTCAGGCGGTGCAGACCGCGGCCGTACAAACCGTATCCGCGGTCATGACCGCCACCGGCGCCTCACCGGCGGCCGCACCTCCGGAGGCATCGCCGACTGCAGCTCCGAGCACACCCCCGGCGCCGATCCCCACGCCCACAGTCGAACCGGCCCCTCGGGTCCCGGCCCTGCCCGACCCCGAGAGATATGTCTGGACCCAGGTGGTGGAGGGACTCGAGCGCCCGCTGGACCTGCAGCACGGCGGGGACGACCGGTTGTTTGTCGTGGAACAGGCCGGGCGCATCTGGGCGTATGAGAATGGCGAGCGACTTGAGGGGCCGTTTCTCGAGCTCCGCAACCAGGTGGGGTCAGAAGGAAATGAGCAAGGCCTGCTCGGCCTGGCCTTTCACCCGCGCTTCGCCGAGAACGGCTGGTTCTTTGTCAACTATACCGATCGCTCCGGCGACACGGTCGTTGCGCGCTTCGGCCAGTCCCCCGAGACCGGTGGCGCCGATTCGTCCAGCGAGCGTCGGCTGCTGGTGATCGACCAGCCGTATGCTAACCACAACGGCGGTGGGCTGGCGTTCGGCTCGGACGGATACCTGTACATCGGCACCGGCGACGGCGGCTCGGGCGGAGATCCGCTCGGAAACGGCCAATCGCTCAACACACTGCTGGGCAAGATCCTGCGCCTGGACGTTGATGGCGGCGAAGGGTATGCCATCCCCCCCGACAACCCGTTCGCCGGCAGCGCGGAGGTGCCCCAGGAGATCTGGGCCTCCGGTCTGCGCAATCCTTGGCGCTTCGCCTTCGACCCTCTCACGGCCGATCTGTACATCGCCGATGTCGGTCAGGGCGACTGGGAGGAGGTCAACTGGCACTCCGGCGGCTCACCGGGGGGCGAGAACTACGGCTGGAACCTGCGCGAGGGGATGCATCCGTTCTCCGGCGATGCCGCCCCAGGCCTGGTCGATCCTGTGGCCGAGTATGGCCACGACCAGGGCTGCTCGGTGACTGGCGGCGTTGTGGTGCGCGATCCTGAGCTGCCAGCGTGGCAAGGGGTCTACCTGTACGGGGACTACTGCAGTGGCCGCGTGTGGGGCCTGTTGGCGACCCAGGCTTCGGGCTGGGAAAGCCGTTTGCTCTTCGACACGGACTTCAATATCACCGCCTTCGGCCAGGACGCCGCCGGGCGGGTGTATCTCATCGACCAGCGCGGTGGCGTCTACCGCCTGGTGACGGCACCTTGA